A single region of the Pseudomonas sp. GGS8 genome encodes:
- a CDS encoding ABC transporter permease, whose protein sequence is MNTLAAIRQGHQGYVLSAPALALYVGLLAIPLLLTLVLSLNVFDYSSGINSDAYTFDHYSSLLGDSYFYEIFLRTMWISALTTLLCVLIGVPEAYILSRMGAPWRSIFLILILTPLLISVVVRAFGWSLLLGADGLVNQTLQAFGGSPMKLLYTPFAVVIALVHVMLPFMIIPVWTSLQKLDPAAEQAALSLGASHFTVIRKVVLPQVMPGVLSGTLIVFGLAASSFAIPGLLGGRRLKMVATLIYDQYLSELNWPMGAAIAVALLLLNLLIMLSWNRMIEGRYKKSLG, encoded by the coding sequence ATGAATACGCTCGCCGCCATCCGCCAGGGACACCAAGGGTATGTGTTGTCGGCACCGGCCCTGGCGTTGTACGTCGGCCTGTTGGCGATCCCGCTGCTGCTGACGCTGGTGCTGTCGTTGAACGTCTTCGACTACAGCTCGGGGATCAACAGCGACGCCTACACCTTCGACCACTACAGCAGCCTGCTGGGCGATTCGTACTTCTACGAAATCTTTTTACGCACGATGTGGATCAGCGCCCTGACCACCCTGCTCTGCGTGCTGATCGGCGTGCCCGAGGCCTACATCCTCAGCCGCATGGGCGCACCGTGGCGTTCGATTTTCCTGATTCTGATCCTCACGCCGCTGCTGATTTCGGTTGTGGTGCGGGCGTTCGGCTGGAGCCTGTTACTGGGCGCCGACGGGCTGGTCAACCAGACTTTGCAAGCGTTCGGCGGCTCGCCAATGAAGCTGCTCTACACACCGTTCGCAGTGGTGATCGCGCTGGTTCACGTGATGCTGCCGTTCATGATCATTCCGGTCTGGACCTCGCTGCAAAAACTCGACCCGGCCGCCGAGCAGGCTGCGCTGTCGCTGGGCGCCAGCCATTTCACGGTGATACGCAAAGTGGTGTTGCCGCAGGTCATGCCCGGCGTGCTCTCCGGCACCTTGATCGTGTTCGGCCTCGCCGCCAGTTCCTTCGCCATTCCCGGACTGCTGGGCGGGCGCCGGCTGAAGATGGTCGCCACGCTGATCTACGACCAGTACCTGTCGGAGCTCAACTGGCCGATGGGCGCGGCCATCGCCGTCGCGCTGCTGTTGCTCAACCTGCTGATCATGCTGTCGTGGAACCGGATGATCGAAGGCCGCTACAAGAAGTCATTGGGATAA
- a CDS encoding ABC transporter ATP-binding protein: MAFVQLENLGKRYGEIDAVVATNLSVEKGEFVSLLGPSGCGKTTTLQMIAGFVEVSSGRIVLDGRDITHAKPASRGLGVVFQSYALFPHMTVQDNVAFGLRMRKVPNGELQQRVDRVLKLVRLHQHAERYPRELSGGQRQRVALARALVIEPPVLLLDEPLSNLDANLREEMQFEIRRIQREVGITTLMVTHDQSEALSISDRVVVMQAGRITQIDAPYTLYEHPRTEFISGFVGKANLLPGERDGAGVVQVCNAGNGELTLSLRPEKIDLREQGHGRLQGKIASRFFLGSQWLYGVSTTLGELCVVRRNDGSAPLAEGTAVGLDWDAALLRVLSVDEVSA; this comes from the coding sequence ATGGCTTTTGTGCAGCTTGAAAACCTCGGCAAACGATATGGCGAGATCGACGCAGTCGTCGCCACCAACCTGTCGGTGGAAAAAGGCGAGTTCGTCTCACTGCTCGGCCCCTCCGGCTGCGGCAAAACCACCACCCTGCAAATGATCGCCGGCTTCGTCGAAGTCAGCAGCGGACGCATTGTGCTGGACGGTCGCGACATCACCCACGCCAAACCCGCCAGCCGTGGTCTGGGCGTGGTGTTCCAGAGTTACGCGCTGTTCCCGCACATGACCGTGCAAGACAACGTCGCCTTCGGCCTGCGCATGCGCAAAGTGCCCAACGGTGAGTTGCAGCAACGGGTGGACCGGGTGCTGAAACTGGTTCGCCTGCACCAGCACGCCGAGCGTTACCCGCGAGAGCTTTCCGGCGGCCAGCGCCAGCGTGTTGCACTGGCCCGGGCGTTGGTGATCGAGCCGCCGGTGTTGCTGCTCGACGAACCGCTGTCCAACCTCGACGCCAACTTGCGCGAAGAGATGCAGTTCGAAATCCGCCGCATCCAGCGCGAAGTCGGGATCACCACGCTGATGGTCACCCACGACCAATCCGAAGCGCTGTCGATCAGTGATCGAGTGGTGGTGATGCAGGCCGGGCGCATCACCCAGATCGACGCGCCCTACACCCTCTACGAGCACCCGCGCACCGAGTTCATTTCCGGGTTCGTCGGCAAAGCCAATCTGCTGCCCGGTGAGCGAGACGGCGCCGGTGTGGTTCAGGTGTGCAACGCCGGCAACGGCGAACTGACGTTAAGCCTGCGCCCGGAAAAAATCGATCTGCGGGAACAAGGCCATGGCCGTCTGCAAGGCAAAATCGCCAGCCGCTTCTTCCTCGGCAGCCAATGGTTGTACGGCGTATCGACGACCCTGGGCGAACTCTGCGTGGTGCGTCGCAACGACGGCTCGGCGCCATTGGCCGAAGGCACGGCGGTCGGGCTCGACTGGGACGCAGCGCTGCTGCGGGTATTGAGTGTCGACGAGGTGTCGGCATGA
- a CDS encoding IclR family transcriptional regulator, with translation MSDSTDRNENKNEVGVGAVSRLFAVLRSLGDTIEGGERVTQLAQRIGLSQPTTHRLLRSLMDEGMVEQDARSKRYRLSLEFFALAARAGNTNNLRELARPALLRLSASLGDSLFLLARSGFDAICLDRSEGPFPIRTFTGDIGGRVALGVGQGSLAILAFLPQEERDTVIHYNLPRLKDFHLYDEVFLRSEVENVRALGYAGRNTGVLQGMAGVAVPILDREGRAVAALSVATISDRLGPDRLPTVVEMLKREAALIGPRINPFDPLLRRPSQVFGQG, from the coding sequence ATGTCAGATTCCACTGATCGGAATGAAAACAAAAATGAAGTGGGTGTCGGTGCGGTCTCAAGACTGTTTGCGGTGCTGCGCAGCCTGGGTGACACCATCGAGGGTGGGGAGCGGGTGACGCAACTGGCGCAACGCATCGGTTTGTCGCAACCGACCACCCATCGCTTGCTGCGCAGCCTGATGGACGAGGGCATGGTCGAGCAGGACGCGCGTAGCAAACGCTATCGCCTGAGCCTGGAGTTTTTTGCCTTGGCGGCCCGCGCCGGCAATACCAACAACCTGCGCGAACTGGCGCGGCCGGCATTGCTGCGGTTATCGGCATCGTTGGGCGATTCGCTGTTTTTACTGGCGCGCAGTGGCTTTGATGCGATCTGTCTGGACCGTAGTGAAGGGCCGTTTCCGATCCGCACATTTACCGGTGACATCGGCGGGCGGGTGGCGCTCGGCGTGGGGCAGGGCAGTTTGGCGATTCTGGCTTTTCTGCCGCAAGAGGAGCGTGACACGGTGATTCACTACAACTTGCCGCGGCTCAAGGATTTCCATCTGTATGACGAGGTGTTCCTGCGCTCGGAAGTCGAGAATGTGCGCGCGCTCGGGTACGCCGGGCGCAACACCGGCGTGTTGCAAGGCATGGCCGGCGTGGCCGTGCCGATCCTCGACCGCGAAGGCCGGGCGGTGGCGGCGCTGAGTGTGGCCACAATCAGTGATCGTCTGGGGCCGGATCGTTTGCCGACGGTGGTCGAAATGCTCAAGCGTGAAGCCGCGCTGATCGGGCCGCGGATCAACCCGTTCGATCCGCTGCTGCGCCGGCCTTCGCAGGTGTTCGGGCAGGGTTGA
- a CDS encoding anti-sigma factor, protein MISLPPNERDLHAYVDHQLSDADRHQVETYLAGNAEVAAQVRAWQQDAQQLRAALSGALQQPANPELDPAMIRQRLKRKSRRHLASAAVLLMTVSVGGLGGWQAREMTLASAPLPMTDAMQAYRLIAQQGILPADYKVSDDGDMQGWLDRYFSQAHRLPNLAGAGYKPVSGRLLSTEQGPAAMVIYEDQGGHKVSFYIRPPGPKNFLLPRGSRSDGELQAEYWSGAGYNYAMVSPSDTPAAQMLKQTAQF, encoded by the coding sequence ATGATCAGCCTGCCTCCCAACGAGCGTGACCTGCACGCCTACGTCGATCACCAACTCAGCGATGCCGACCGACATCAAGTGGAAACTTATCTGGCCGGCAATGCCGAAGTGGCCGCGCAAGTACGCGCCTGGCAGCAAGACGCCCAACAATTGCGCGCAGCCCTGAGCGGCGCCTTGCAGCAACCGGCCAACCCGGAACTCGACCCGGCAATGATTCGCCAGCGCCTCAAACGAAAGTCCCGTCGTCATCTGGCCAGTGCCGCGGTGCTGCTGATGACGGTCAGCGTTGGCGGATTGGGCGGTTGGCAGGCACGGGAAATGACCCTGGCCAGCGCCCCACTGCCGATGACCGATGCGATGCAGGCCTACCGGCTGATTGCCCAGCAGGGCATTCTGCCGGCGGATTACAAAGTCAGCGATGACGGCGATATGCAGGGCTGGCTCGACCGCTATTTCAGCCAGGCCCATCGTTTGCCGAACTTGGCGGGAGCGGGCTACAAACCGGTCAGCGGCCGTTTGCTCAGTACCGAGCAAGGGCCGGCGGCGATGGTGATTTACGAAGATCAGGGCGGCCACAAAGTCAGCTTCTACATCCGTCCACCCGGGCCGAAAAACTTCCTCCTGCCCCGGGGGAGCCGCAGTGATGGCGAGTTGCAGGCCGAGTATTGGTCGGGGGCCGGGTACAACTACGCGATGGTCAGCCCAAGTGACACGCCGGCGGCGCAGATGCTCAAGCAGACCGCGCAGTTTTAA
- a CDS encoding sigma-70 family RNA polymerase sigma factor produces MNDIDEQLRDIIPRLRRFAVSLTRNSSSADDLVQACLERALSNWGGKRPEGDLRAWLFSILYRQFLDAHRRSRRYARMLEFFTGRDDVQPSVERTVIAQSTLQAFDQLNTEQRALLLWVSVEGLSYKEVAEILDVPIGTVMSRLSRARQALRQLSDGEITRPSLRRLK; encoded by the coding sequence ATGAACGATATCGACGAACAACTCAGGGACATCATTCCCAGGCTGCGGCGCTTCGCCGTATCGCTGACGCGTAATTCCAGCAGCGCCGACGATCTGGTGCAGGCCTGCCTTGAACGAGCGCTGTCGAATTGGGGTGGCAAACGTCCCGAGGGCGACTTGCGGGCCTGGCTGTTTTCGATTCTTTATCGGCAGTTTCTCGACGCCCACCGCCGCTCCCGGCGGTATGCGCGGATGCTCGAATTCTTTACCGGGCGCGACGATGTGCAGCCTTCGGTAGAACGCACAGTGATCGCCCAGTCGACCCTGCAAGCCTTCGATCAACTCAACACCGAACAGCGCGCGCTGCTGCTCTGGGTATCGGTGGAAGGCTTGAGTTACAAGGAGGTCGCCGAGATTCTCGACGTCCCCATCGGCACCGTAATGTCACGCCTGTCCCGCGCGCGCCAGGCCTTGCGCCAGCTCAGCGACGGCGAAATCACCCGCCCTTCGCTGCGGAGACTCAAATGA
- a CDS encoding catalase family peroxidase, which yields MVDRSLPPTGPGRPPLSAASLTLRLTGIAVVVAALAGAFAYVNGTLDPQRLTPKALINVLETNNGVHPGFRRNHAKGVCVIGHFESSGQAREYSSAQVFSEARTPVVGRFALPAGNPYAPDNSVPIRSLALRFTQANGQQWRTGMNSMPVFPVGTPEAFYQLQQAQSPDPATGKPNPAAVPAFFGSHPEAAPFLAWIKTAKPSASYATETYNSVNAFYLVNAAGQRQAVRWSMAPVAQDAAGATAPQGADFLEQDLVQRLSAGPLRWQLNITLANPGDPVNDASKTWPDDRKVLNAGTLVLESTQPQLNGECRDINYDPLVLPSGIEGSDDPLLAARSAGYASSYLRRTSEVKQLPNAKQEAQQ from the coding sequence ATGGTAGATCGCTCATTACCGCCAACGGGGCCTGGCCGGCCACCGCTGAGTGCCGCGAGCCTGACGTTGCGCCTGACCGGCATTGCCGTGGTGGTCGCCGCGCTGGCCGGGGCTTTTGCCTACGTTAACGGCACCCTTGACCCACAGCGTCTGACGCCGAAAGCGTTGATCAATGTGCTGGAAACAAATAACGGCGTGCACCCGGGGTTTCGTCGTAACCACGCCAAAGGGGTGTGCGTGATCGGGCATTTCGAAAGCAGCGGCCAGGCGCGCGAGTATTCCAGTGCCCAAGTGTTCAGCGAAGCGCGGACCCCGGTGGTCGGGCGTTTCGCACTGCCTGCCGGCAACCCTTACGCGCCGGACAACAGCGTGCCGATCCGCAGCCTGGCCTTGCGTTTTACCCAGGCCAACGGGCAGCAGTGGCGTACCGGGATGAACAGCATGCCGGTGTTCCCGGTGGGCACGCCGGAGGCGTTCTATCAGTTGCAACAAGCGCAGTCGCCGGACCCGGCCACCGGCAAACCGAATCCTGCGGCGGTGCCGGCGTTCTTCGGTTCTCACCCCGAAGCCGCGCCGTTTCTGGCGTGGATCAAGACTGCCAAACCTTCTGCCAGTTATGCGACCGAGACGTATAACAGCGTCAATGCGTTTTACCTGGTGAACGCGGCCGGGCAACGGCAGGCGGTGCGCTGGAGCATGGCGCCGGTTGCTCAGGACGCGGCGGGCGCGACGGCACCGCAGGGCGCTGACTTTCTGGAGCAGGATCTGGTTCAGCGTTTGTCCGCCGGACCGCTGCGTTGGCAATTGAACATCACCCTGGCGAACCCCGGGGACCCGGTCAACGACGCGAGCAAGACTTGGCCCGACGACCGAAAAGTGCTGAACGCCGGTACTCTGGTGCTCGAAAGCACCCAGCCACAACTCAATGGCGAGTGCCGTGACATCAACTACGACCCACTGGTATTGCCCAGCGGTATCGAAGGCTCCGACGACCCGCTGCTCGCCGCTCGTTCAGCGGGCTATGCCAGTTCTTACCTGCGTCGCACCAGCGAAGTGAAACAGTTGCCCAACGCCAAACAGGAGGCTCAACAATGA
- a CDS encoding cytochrome b, with protein MSAQPSHFVPLARLLHWLMALMVIAMLFIGAGMVASVSERHEWLIHLHKPLGIAILLLVVVRLAVRFSTRQPPLPADLPGWQVLAAKASHVLLYALMLILPLLGWAMISAAGDPVMLSSSLQLPSILPANAQVFALLRKAHRYLAYLLFLTVLLHLAAALFHGWVRRDEVLDSMLRGGDRG; from the coding sequence ATGAGCGCTCAACCGAGTCATTTCGTTCCCCTGGCGCGACTGCTGCACTGGTTGATGGCGCTGATGGTCATCGCCATGCTGTTTATTGGAGCGGGCATGGTGGCCTCGGTGTCTGAGCGCCACGAGTGGCTGATCCATTTGCACAAACCCTTGGGCATCGCGATTCTGCTGCTGGTGGTCGTGCGTCTGGCCGTGCGTTTTTCGACCCGGCAACCACCTCTGCCGGCGGACCTGCCGGGTTGGCAGGTGCTGGCGGCCAAGGCCTCGCATGTCTTGTTGTACGCCTTGATGCTGATTTTGCCGCTGCTGGGCTGGGCGATGATTTCGGCGGCGGGCGATCCGGTGATGCTCAGCAGTTCGTTGCAGTTGCCGTCGATCCTGCCGGCCAATGCGCAAGTGTTTGCGTTGCTGCGCAAGGCACATAGGTATCTGGCGTATCTACTGTTCCTCACCGTGCTGCTGCACCTGGCGGCGGCGCTGTTTCACGGTTGGGTGCGCCGCGATGAGGTGCTGGACAGCATGTTGCGGGGCGGGGACCGTGGGTGA
- a CDS encoding MFS transporter, giving the protein MKPDHPLSGAVVLLFAVACGLAVGNVYYAQPLLDAMAEAFAMNPATIGIVVTLTQIGYGVGLLLLVPLGDLLNRRRLIVLQTLLSALALLMIALAPNSSWLLLGMALTGLLAVVTQVLVAYAATLAIPAQRGRVVGVITSGIVVGILLARTVAGGMADLAGWRSIYLLSAGLTLVMALLLFRVLPRHEDARPDSAYGALIGSVFTLFKEEPVLRQRAILALLTFASAMVLWTPLVLPLSAPPLSLSHTEIGLFGLAGAAGALAAARAGHLADRGLGQWTSGLSLLLMLASWLPIALTQSSLWALLLGVITLDLGLQAVHVTSQSMIYSVRPEAQSRLTAGYMLFYSIGSALGSIGSTAMYAWGGWIAVCWMGAGINAVALIYWWLTLAPAPSASCGEGACPRPAAQQP; this is encoded by the coding sequence ATGAAACCTGATCACCCGTTAAGCGGCGCCGTGGTGTTGCTATTTGCCGTGGCCTGCGGCTTGGCCGTCGGCAATGTGTATTACGCACAACCGCTGCTCGATGCCATGGCCGAGGCCTTCGCCATGAACCCGGCAACCATCGGCATCGTCGTCACCCTCACCCAGATCGGCTATGGCGTGGGCCTGTTGTTGCTGGTCCCTCTGGGGGATCTGCTCAACCGTCGCCGATTGATCGTCCTGCAAACCCTGCTGTCGGCACTGGCCTTGTTGATGATCGCGTTAGCACCGAACAGCTCTTGGTTGCTGCTCGGCATGGCGCTGACCGGGTTGCTGGCGGTGGTGACGCAAGTCCTGGTGGCCTACGCCGCGACCCTGGCCATCCCGGCGCAACGTGGACGTGTGGTGGGGGTGATCACCAGCGGCATCGTCGTCGGCATTCTGTTGGCACGAACGGTGGCCGGCGGCATGGCCGACCTGGCTGGTTGGCGTTCGATTTATCTGCTGTCCGCCGGGTTGACCCTGGTGATGGCGTTGCTGTTGTTTCGTGTGCTGCCCAGGCACGAAGACGCGCGACCGGATAGCGCTTACGGCGCGTTGATCGGCTCAGTCTTCACGTTGTTCAAGGAAGAACCGGTGTTGCGTCAACGGGCCATCCTTGCCCTGCTGACGTTCGCCAGCGCCATGGTGCTGTGGACCCCTCTGGTATTACCGCTGAGTGCCCCACCGCTTTCACTGTCCCACACCGAAATCGGACTGTTCGGGCTGGCCGGGGCCGCCGGCGCACTGGCCGCTGCTCGCGCCGGGCATCTGGCCGATCGTGGCCTGGGTCAATGGACCAGCGGACTGTCGTTGTTGCTGATGCTCGCCTCATGGCTGCCCATCGCCCTCACTCAATCGTCGCTGTGGGCGTTGTTACTGGGGGTCATTACGCTGGACTTGGGGCTGCAAGCCGTTCATGTCACCAGTCAGAGCATGATCTACAGCGTGCGCCCCGAAGCGCAAAGCCGACTCACCGCCGGCTACATGTTGTTCTATTCGATCGGCAGCGCCTTGGGCTCGATCGGTTCGACGGCGATGTATGCCTGGGGCGGCTGGATCGCGGTGTGCTGGATGGGTGCAGGCATCAACGCCGTGGCGTTGATCTATTGGTGGCTGACGTTGGCCCCAGCCCCGAGCGCATCCTGTGGCGAGGGGGCTTGCCCCCGTCCGGCTGCGCAGCAGCCGTAA
- a CDS encoding helix-turn-helix domain-containing protein: protein MVKRTSMEGAECPVARSLDAIGDWWSLLIVRDAFDGLRRFGEFQRNLGMAKNILSARLRTLVAHGIFDLVPASDGSAYQEYVLTEKGKGLFPLIIGLRQWGEAFFYEAGEAHSQVVDRENGRPVRPLELRAEDGRLLGPQDCVRIPAW, encoded by the coding sequence ATGGTTAAACGTACAAGCATGGAAGGCGCCGAGTGCCCGGTCGCCCGTTCACTGGACGCGATAGGGGATTGGTGGTCGCTATTGATCGTGCGCGATGCGTTCGATGGTCTGCGGCGATTTGGTGAGTTCCAGCGCAATCTGGGCATGGCCAAGAACATTCTCTCGGCGCGCCTGCGCACATTGGTGGCCCACGGGATTTTCGATCTGGTGCCGGCCTCCGATGGCAGTGCGTATCAGGAGTACGTGCTGACGGAGAAGGGCAAGGGGCTGTTCCCATTGATCATTGGGTTGCGGCAGTGGGGCGAGGCGTTTTTCTATGAGGCAGGGGAGGCGCATTCGCAGGTTGTCGATCGTGAGAACGGTCGACCGGTGCGGCCGCTGGAATTGCGCGCCGAGGATGGGCGGTTGTTGGGGCCCCAGGATTGTGTGCGGATCCCGGCTTGGTAA
- a CDS encoding M14-type cytosolic carboxypeptidase yields MAGAKSSFDISANFDSGNIDVLDISNPLQALLAIRPDTRSQHFQWFHFKASGLHVGQEHWFRLNNASKSSYNKAWDGYQALASYDHVNWFRVPTIFEGDCLRFSLEATATHAWFAYFEPYSRGRHDWLIEQALTKAGTELLATGKSVEGRDIQLLRKGTGAEGQRKVWIIAQQHPGEHMAEWFMEGVIERLEKHDDPLLKKLLASADLYLVPNMNPDGAFHGHLRTNAMGQDLNRAWQSASQEISPEVLFVQQQMEKYGVDLFLDIHGDEEIPYVFTAGCEGNPGYTPRIEKLEEHFRSHLKHLTKDFQTKHGYTRDEPGKANMTLACNSVGQKFDCLSLTLEMPFKDNDDAPNALTGWSGKRSKQLGKDVLTTIADMVDTLR; encoded by the coding sequence ATGGCCGGGGCTAAATCTTCTTTCGACATCAGCGCAAACTTCGACAGCGGCAACATTGACGTGCTGGACATCAGCAATCCTCTGCAAGCGTTGCTGGCCATAAGGCCAGACACCCGCAGCCAGCATTTCCAGTGGTTCCACTTCAAGGCCAGCGGCCTGCACGTGGGCCAGGAGCATTGGTTTCGCCTGAATAACGCCAGCAAATCCTCATACAACAAGGCCTGGGATGGTTATCAGGCGCTGGCCTCCTACGACCACGTCAACTGGTTCCGGGTACCGACCATCTTCGAAGGCGACTGTCTGCGTTTCAGCCTTGAAGCCACTGCCACCCATGCCTGGTTCGCCTATTTCGAACCCTACAGCCGTGGCCGTCACGACTGGCTGATCGAACAGGCACTGACCAAGGCTGGCACCGAACTGCTGGCCACCGGCAAGAGCGTTGAAGGTCGCGACATCCAGTTATTGCGCAAAGGGACCGGCGCCGAAGGTCAGCGCAAGGTCTGGATCATCGCCCAGCAACACCCTGGCGAACACATGGCCGAATGGTTCATGGAAGGCGTGATCGAACGCCTGGAAAAACACGACGATCCGCTACTGAAAAAGCTCCTGGCCAGCGCCGACCTGTACCTGGTGCCCAACATGAACCCGGACGGCGCCTTCCACGGTCATTTGCGCACCAACGCCATGGGCCAGGACCTTAACCGTGCCTGGCAGAGCGCCAGCCAGGAAATCAGCCCGGAAGTGCTGTTCGTTCAGCAACAGATGGAAAAGTATGGCGTCGACCTGTTCCTCGACATCCATGGCGATGAAGAAATCCCCTACGTGTTCACCGCCGGCTGTGAGGGCAACCCCGGCTATACACCGCGGATCGAAAAACTCGAAGAGCACTTCCGCAGCCATCTGAAGCACCTGACCAAAGACTTCCAGACCAAACACGGCTATACCCGCGACGAGCCCGGTAAAGCCAACATGACCCTGGCCTGTAACAGTGTCGGTCAGAAGTTCGACTGCCTGTCCCTGACCCTGGAAATGCCCTTCAAGGACAACGATGACGCGCCGAATGCGCTGACTGGCTGGTCTGGCAAGCGTTCGAAGCAGTTGGGCAAGGATGTGCTGACGACCATTGCGGATATGGTCGATACCTTGCGCTGA
- a CDS encoding DUF3077 domain-containing protein — MTIPSNTLPDMQIDTSLTSPKGSAAAQRALDYYLKPAVSEEASEERFFAVNRSISSEEALVHASDLLRCATATAHESANQLQGASRDLAYSTVHMIDMAKAMVDRALEGNQSN; from the coding sequence ATGACCATCCCCAGCAATACCTTGCCCGATATGCAAATCGACACCAGCCTCACCTCGCCAAAAGGCTCTGCCGCGGCGCAGCGGGCACTGGACTATTACTTGAAACCAGCTGTGTCAGAAGAGGCCAGCGAAGAACGTTTCTTTGCTGTGAACCGTAGCATCAGCAGCGAAGAAGCGCTGGTTCATGCTTCGGATCTGCTGCGGTGTGCCACCGCCACCGCGCATGAGTCAGCCAACCAGCTGCAGGGCGCAAGCCGGGATCTGGCGTATTCGACCGTGCACATGATCGACATGGCCAAGGCGATGGTCGACCGCGCCCTGGAGGGCAATCAGAGCAATTGA
- a CDS encoding LexA family transcriptional regulator codes for MDKWIELVKAKMSELKVTQEILAERIGMSQGGVGHWLNKRRQPGIGEMNRVLRALGMDYLEVAMVIREPLPSEDEEVSLMQKYNPYFRYPVSDWRETGEVCDGELSTYGASSAVSKPRFELSDYHAQGAAFWLVVVGDAMTAPSGVSIAEGMLILVDPAIVPEPGKLVIAQWPGSAEAVFRKLIEEGGQRYLVPLNPTYPKALYTEECRIIGVVVQATARF; via the coding sequence ATGGATAAATGGATTGAATTGGTCAAGGCCAAAATGAGTGAACTCAAAGTCACTCAAGAAATACTCGCCGAGCGCATCGGGATGTCCCAGGGGGGCGTCGGCCACTGGCTCAATAAACGTCGTCAGCCCGGCATCGGAGAGATGAATCGTGTCTTGCGGGCGCTCGGCATGGACTATCTGGAAGTGGCGATGGTCATCAGGGAGCCGCTGCCCTCAGAGGATGAGGAGGTTTCTCTGATGCAAAAGTACAACCCGTACTTTCGCTATCCGGTCAGTGACTGGCGGGAAACCGGGGAGGTGTGCGACGGAGAACTATCGACCTACGGCGCGTCATCGGCTGTCAGCAAACCGCGCTTCGAACTGTCCGATTACCATGCGCAGGGCGCGGCATTCTGGCTGGTGGTGGTCGGCGATGCGATGACGGCACCTTCGGGTGTGAGCATTGCCGAGGGCATGCTGATTCTGGTCGACCCGGCTATCGTGCCGGAGCCTGGCAAACTGGTGATCGCCCAATGGCCCGGTAGCGCCGAAGCGGTCTTTCGCAAACTGATCGAAGAGGGCGGGCAGCGTTATCTGGTCCCGCTCAATCCGACTTATCCGAAAGCTCTTTACACCGAGGAATGCCGAATCATCGGCGTGGTGGTTCAGGCAACTGCCAGATTCTAA